The genomic segment CCGGTCGTGGTGATCGGGCTGGGCTACGTCCTGTTCGGCGAGGGCGCTTCGCGCGCGATCCTGCGTAGTGAGTTGCCGGAGGGGTTTTCCATCCTGTCGCCCGGCGAACTGACGACATATCTGGACACCGTGGCCCGCGCTGCGCGGATGCCGGACTTCCTGAGCGGCGAGCGCGTGTTCGATACGGTGACCGAACGCTATGGCGAGATCCGCGGCACGGTGAACATGGCGACCCTGCTGGCGGCGTGCGCGTTGTCTGTCGCGGGCATGTTCATGGCGCGGCGGTGCCTGTCGCCGGGCTTCCGGGCGCGCCAGCACGTCGAGAGCGGCATCGAATGGTTCCTGTTCCTCTGCGCCGCCCTCGCCATCGCGACGACGGTCGGGATCGTCGCGTCGCTGGTGTTCGAGAGCCTGCGATTCTTTGCCGAGGTGCCGGTGTGGGACTTCGTGCTGGGCACCCGCTGGAACGCGCAGACAAATGCCGAGTTCGGGGCACTGCCGCTGTTCTTCGGCACATTCATGATCTCATTCTTCGCCATGATGGTTGCGGCGCCGATCGGCCTCTATGCGGCGATCTACCTGTCGGAATATGCCAGCAGCCAGGCGCGGGGGATCATCAAGCCGGTTCTTGAGGTGCTCGCGGGCATCCCGACCGTTGTGTACGGCTTCTTTGCGCTGCTGGTGATCGCCCCCGCTGTGCGGTCGGTCGCGCTCTGGATCAATCAGATCCTGATCGCCTGGGGGCTGGCAGACGGGGCGGTCCTGGCGGCCCAGCCCACAAGTGCTCTCGCGGCTGGGATCGTGATGGGCATCATGGTCATCCCGTTCGTTTCTTCGCTCTCGGATGACGTTATCCGCGCTGTGCCGCAGTCCCTCAGGGACGGCGCCTACGCCATGGGGGCGACCAAGTCCGAAGCTGTGCGGCAGGTGATTGTGCCGGCTGCATTGCCGGGCATCATCGCTGCGCTGCTGCTGGCCGTGTCCCGCGCCATCGGCGAGACCATGATTGTCGTCATGGCAGCAGGGCAGCGGGCGCAGATCTCGACCGATCCGACCTCCGACCTGACAACCATAACCGTGCAGATCGTGGCGCTGCTGACAGGGGAATCCGAGTTCGACAGCCCGAAGACGCTCTCCGCCTTCGCGCTCGGCCTCGTCCTGTTCATCGTGACGCTGATCTTCAACCTCGTCGCCATCAATGTTGTGAAACGGTTCCGTGAAAAATATGAGTGATCCGTCCACCTCCCCAATTGCCAATGCGCCTTTCGCCAACGAAAGGGTGTTGAAGCGGCTGCGTCGGCGCCGGGCAGCGGACCGCCGGTTCAAATGGTATGGCCGCATGGCTATCGGCTTTGCGCTGGCGGCGCTGACACTGCTGCTCGCGTCAATCGCGACGCAGGCTGTGTCGGCGGCCACCTATCATGTCGTGACGTTCGACATGACGTTCGACAAGGACACGTTCGGCGATGTTCAGCCTGACAGCCCTCCGCCGGTGGACAGGGTCTATGGCCTCGTCCGCGACGATCTGCTGGCGCAGTTCCCGGAAACCGCGAGCAGCCCGGTACTGCGGCACGACCTGCTGGGGCTGGTGACCCGCCTTGCCGTGCTTCCTGCCGCGAAGGAACTCGTCCGGAAACCAGCTGAGATTGGCACAGCGCAAGTTGTCGAACTGCCTTTGTCCGACGATCTGGACCTGTTCCTGAAGGGCGCGGCGGCGCGTCATCTGACCGTTCCCGTTGGCCGGGTGGATGCTGAAGAGTCGGCCGGCAGTGTCACCCTGGCCAGCGAGGCCGCCTTCAACCGCCTGATTGCGGCAACCGCCCTTGAGAACATGCAGCCCGCGGGCACGCCGGATACCGGCTCTATCCTGGTAACAGCCGGAAGGTCGACGATCCGGCTGGACAGTCTGGCGCCATCCCGCGTGACCGGAACGCTGCTGACCGGCAGCGTGCGGGACTTCCGCACATACCCGGCCCGGGCGCGCCTGATCCCGTCACCGGAGAGCGAGCGGACAGTCAGCGACCGGCAGATCGCCTGGCTGCTCGCCCTGAAAGCGGACGGGCGTGTGCTCCGCGTGCCGCACTGGAGCCTGCTGACGCACACCGACAGCACGCAGCCAGAGCTCGCCGGGGCGCTGGCCGCAATCATCGGATCCCTGCTGACATTGCTGGTGACGGCGTCGCTGGCAATTCCGGTCGGCATTCTGGCGTCGGTCTATCTGGAAGAATTCGCGCCGAGAAACCGGATTACGGGCCTGATCGAGGTGAACATCAATAATCTGGCGGCGGTGCCGTCGATCGTGTTTGGCCTTCTGGGCGCGGCGGTGTTTCTCGGAGTATTCGGCCTGCCGCGCTCTGCGCCGGTTGTGGGCGGTCTCGTGCTGGCGCTTCTCATCCTTCCGGTGGTGATCATCGCGTCCCGTGCCGCGCTGAAGGCGGTGCCCCAGTCCATCCGCGATGCAGCGCTCGCAATCGGGGCTTCGCGGATGCAGACGGTGTTTCATCATGTCATGCCGCTGGCTGCGCCAGGCATGCTGACAGGCGCCATTCTCGGCATGGCCCGGGCGCTGGGCGAGACGGCGCCTTTGCTGCTGATCGGGATGGTCGCGTTCGTCGCCGAAGTGCCACGCGGCCCGACTGACGAGGCAACGGCGCTGCCGGTGCTGATCTATTCCTGGGCAATGCAGGCCGAACGGGCGTGGGAGCCGATGACGGGCGCGGTCATTTTGATCCTGCTGGCCTTCCTGATAGCGATGAATGGCGTAGTCGTATTCCTGCGTCGGAAATTCGAGCGGAGATGGTGATGGACGGGACTCTCGGAAGTACTGAAGCGGAGACCGGCACGCTGCCGGGGGCACCGGACGCGTCCGTGCGCATGTCCTGCCGCAACATTAATGTCTTCTACGCCGAGAAGCAGGCGATCTTCGATGTGTCGCTGCAGATTGCCGACCGCTCCGTGACGGCGTTGATCGGGCCGTCCGGTTGCGGCAAGTCGACGTTCCTACGCTGCCTCAATCGCATGAACGACACGATTGAAGGATGCCGGGTGGAAGGCGAGATCATGATGGAGGGGAAGGATATCAACTCTCCGGCCATCGATCCTGTCCTGCTGCGTTCACGCGTCGGCATGGTGTTCCAGAAACCGAACCCGTTCCCGAAGTCGATCTATGAAAACATCGCCTACGGCCCCCGTATTCACGGGCTGGCGCAGGGGCGCGAGGACATGGATGAAATCGTGGAGAAAAGCCTGCGCCGGGCAGGCCTCTGGGATGAAGTCAAAGACCGGCTGAACCTTGCCGGCACCAGCCTGTCCGGCGGCCAGCAACAGCGCTTGTGTATTGCGCGGGCAATTGCCGTGCGGCCCGAAGTGATCCTGATGGACGAGCCTTGCTCGGCTCTGGACCCTATCGCAACGGCGCGTATCGAAGAGCTCATCGACGATCTGCGCAAACGCTACTGCATCATCATCGTGACCCACTCCATGCAACAGGCCGCGCGGGTTTCCCAGCGTACGGCTTTCTTCCATCTCGGCTCCCTGGTGGAAGTGGGGGACACAGACCAGATTTTTACCAGTCCCCGTGACCGCCGGACGGAAGACTATATCACGGGACGTTTCGGATAAGACGCCATGGCAGACCATATCGTATCAGCTTTCACTGAAGAACTAGAAAGTCTGTCTGCAGACATTTTGCGCATGGGCGGGATTGTCGAGGAGATGATCGTCGACTCCTGCCAGGCCGTTCTCCATAACAATCTGGACCTCGCCGCGGATGTCATTGACCGCGATCCGGAAGTGGACAGGATGGATTCGGAGGTTGAACGGCAGATCGTCAGCCTGATTGCCCGCCGCCAGCCCATGGCGCACGACCTGCGATCCGTTTTTGCCGCGCTCAAAGTCTCGGGCGAACTGGAGCGTATCGGCGACTTGTCGAAAAATATCGGCAAGCGGTCTCTGAATCTGGATACCGCGGTTTCTCCGGCAATGCGCAGCGGCGTTGCCCGCATGGCCGGGCCGGTATCGCGACAATTGCACCAAGTGCTCAATGCCTATGCTTCGGGTAATGCGGCTGAAGCGAGAGCTGTCTGGGAAACGGATGATGAAATTGACCAGCACTACAATGCCCTGTTCCGCGAGATGCTGACCTACATGATCGAAGACCCGCGTTCGATCAGCGATGGGGCGCACATGCTGTTCATGGCCAAAAATCTTGAGCGGATCGGCGACCACTGTACGAATATTGCCGAATTCGTCTTCTTCCAGATCACGGGTGAAAACCTGGTGCAGCAGGACCGCCCGAAACAATAAGTGCCCGAACGGTGCTTGCCAGGAGTATGACATGAAACCTTACGTGCTGATCGCAGAAGACGAGAGTGCCGTCTCGGAGCTGCTTCAATACAATCTGAAGCGTGAAGATTATGAGGTCGCCATCGCCAATGATGGCGAGGAAGCCCTGCTGATGATGGAAGAGCGGGCGCCGGATCTGTTGCTGCTCGACTGGATGCTGCCGAAAGTCAGCGGTATTGAAGTGTGCCGCCGGGTTCGCAGCGGCGGCGCCAATCCGAACCTGCCGATCATCATGCTGACGGCGCGGGGCGAGGAAAGCGACCGCATTCGCGGTCTTGATACGGGTGCGGATGATTATGTCACGAAGCCGTTCTCAACGACGGAGCTGATGGCGCGGGTGCGCGCTGTGCTGCGCCGTATCCGGCCGGGTCTGCGGGATGACAAGGTGATCGTTGGCGACATTGAAATCGACCGGGTGGAACACCGGGTCAGCCGCAATGGCAATGACATTCATCTGGGGCCGACCGAATTCCGTCTGCTGGATTACTTCATGCAGCATCCGGGGCGGGTGTTCTCGCGCGAGCAGCTGCTCGACACGGTCTGGGGGTCGGATGTCTATGTCGAGCTTCGCACGGTGGACGTGCATGTGGGGCGCCTGCGCAAGGCGCTCCGGCAGAGCGGGGGCGAGGATCCGATCCGTACCGTCCGCTCTGCCGGGTATGCATTGCGCGCTGACTAGAGGAGTTCTTCCAGGAACAGTTTGAGGCTGGCGAAGCTGCGCCGGTCAGCATCGGCATTGTACACCGTGCCCATGTTGGTGTCGTTCGCGCCGAGTGTCGTGAAGGCATGGTAGGATTGGCCATGGGCATGCAGCTGCCAGTCGGCGCCGGCGTCACCCATTTCCTTGGCAATGGCCAGCACGTCAGCCGGCGGGGCCATCGGGTCGAGCCATCCATGTTCGATCAGGACCTTGGCGCTGATCTTGGGCGAGGAGATGTTGTCTGCCGGGTTGAACAGGCCGTGGAAGGAGGCAACGCCGGCCAGGTCCATACCGGCGCGGGCCATGTCCAGCACGCAGAGGCCGCCGAAGCAGAAGCCGATGGCGGCCGCCTTGGAGGCGTCGACACCCGGCTGGGCCTTGGCAGCGGCGAGGCCGCCCGCGAGGCGTTTCTGCAGCTCGGCCCGGTCACCGACCAGCGGGTTCATCAGCGCCTGGTTTTCTTCAACGGTCGTGCCGCGCTTGCCCTTGCCGTAAACGTCCATGGCGAAAGCGGCATAGCCAAGCTCGTTCGCCACGCGTCCGGCTTTCTGGATCTCGTTTTCGCCGAGGCCGGCCCAGGCGTGCGCGATCGCGATGACCGGCAGGTTCGTCTTGCCTTCGGGGGCAAGGAAGTAGCCTTCATAGGTCTGGCCATCCACGGAATAGTCGACTGCGCTCATAATGAAATCCTCTCTTTCTGATGGGGCATTCATAGAGAGGCTGCGCCACGCCAATCAAGGGCAATGGTGATTAGTATGCGGATTCTAGACTTTTTCCTTATCTCTGGTGCCATAGACAAACCCGTGAAGGAGTGACTTCCATGGCAAAAGACAAAAAAGCAAAAGCCAAGAAGACCAAGAAATCCGAGGCAGGCGCCAAAGCCGTGAAAACGGCCAAGGCGATTGAAGCCCAATCCGTCGAAATGGCCCACAAGATCTGGCTTGCCGGCGTAGGCGCCTATGGCAAGGCGTATGATACCGCGCTCGCAAACGCCAATACGTTCAACAAACAGTCGACCGAACTGTTCGATGAGCTGGTTAAGCGCGGCGAAAAGATCGAGTCCGATGTGAAGACCCGGTTTGGCGAAGACGAGCGCGTCACCAAGGCGACCAAGACCGTCGCCAAGGCCAACGCGGCCGCCCGCCAGTTCCAGGCTGAAGCCTATGACCGCTTCGAAGCCCGTATGGAGCGCATGCGCGACCTGCTGGGCGTCAAGCAGATGAACGAGCGGACGTCCAAACTGGCGTCCAAGATCGAGAAGCTTGAAGACGAAGTGGCCGAAACGGTCGCGAGCGCCAAGGACCGCGTCAGCAAGGTGGACCTCAAGGCCCGCATCGCGCGCCTGTCTGCCGAGATTGAAGCCGTGGCCGGAGAAACCGGTGCAGACATCGCCAAGACGGCTAAGAAGGCTGCCGGTAAGACCAGCAAGGCCGTGAAGGCCGCTGTGGCGGTGCCGGACGCGTCCGACGATCTCTCTCAGATCACCGGTGTCGGCCCGGCCATGGTGAAGAAGCTGAACGCTGCCGGCATCTACAGCTTTGCCCAATTGGCCACGCTGAAGAAGGCCGAGGCTGAAAAGCTCGATGAGCAGATCGGTGCACGTGGCCGTGTCACCCGTGATGAGTGGGTGAAACAGGCCAAGGCGCTGGCGAAAAAGTAAGCCGGTCAGAAACAGGCGGGTGGCTGGAAAAGCCGCCCGCCTCTATTTTTTGCTCGCCTCATAGTGGGCGATCATCCGGGACAGGGCGTCCATACCGTTCTCGCCCATATAGGGCACGATCAGACACATGACCTGGAACACGGTTTTGTGGATCAGGGCGGCGCCGTCCAGATTGTTCCGGTTCATGCTGTCGGCTTCCAGCCAGAAGGTGAGGGTCATCATCATCTGGTCAGTCAGCACTTCCATGAGGCGCGGATCGATGGAGAGCGCTTCGGCATCACGCAGATCGTCCAGCACGTTGTGGATGGTTGTCCGTTGTTCCGCGACCAGGGATCGGAAACGGTTGGCAAGGTCCGGATAGCGGTCGAGCAGAACGCCGAGGTTCCGGTAGAAGAAGCGGAAATCGTAGATCTCTTCGAGGATGATGTAGAGATAGACCCAATTGTCCTCGATCGATGTGACCCGCCCGCGGGAGCCGCGCAGGATGACCCGCATTTCTTCTTCGAAACTTTCGAACAGGGCCCGGATAATCGCGTCCTTGCCCTTGAAATGGTAGTATAGATTGCCCGGGCTGATGCCCAGGGCATTCGAAATGTCGACAGCCGTCTGCTGTGCTTCCCCTTCCTCGTTGAAGAGAAGCAGGCTGACGTGGAGGATGCGATCGCGTGTCTTCATGGGCGTTACGGTAGAGTTTGACACGCAATTCTGACTATGAAACGAATTTTCTTTCAAAGTTTACAAGTAACTCTTTCCGGAAGTGAAAGAGAAAAAAGATAAACAATGCTGGCGGACACCGAATACCTGTCCTCTGGCCGTCTCCGGGAGGGACTGATGACGACGCCGAAGGATGAAATCGCCAGAAGTGCGGCCGAAACTACGCTGGCGCTGAACCCGCTGATGGGCGGGATCAATCGGGAGGAACTGGTCGGGGCGGTGGCGATGATGCTGCGCTCCACGATGACGAACCCCGTGACCACCGCGAAATCCGCATCCAGGATTGCGAAGGAAAACGCCAGTATTCTGATGGGCAAGTCCAAGCGGAAGGCCGATCCGAAGGACCGGCGGTTCCGGGACCCGGCCTGGGAACACAATCCGTTTTATCGGCGCGGCATGCAGGCCTATCTTGCGACGCAGGAACACCTGAATGATTGGGTGTCTGATCTGAAGATGGGCGAGCTGGAGCATGCGCGCGCCAAGTTCGTCATGGGCATGATCACCGATGCGCTTGCGCCTACGAACACGCTGATCGGGAATCCGGCGGCGACCAAGCGGGTGGTCGATTCCGGCGGCTTGTCCCTGCTCAAGGGGTTGAAGAACGCATACACAGACCTGACGAAAAACGGCGGTATGCCGAGCCAGGTCGACAAGCGGCCCTTCAAGGTCGGGGAGAACCTCGCCATCACCGAAGGGCAGGTGATCTGGAAGAACGAGATGCTGGAACTGATCCAGTATGCGCCCAAGACTGACAAGGTGCATCGCACGCCAATTCTGATCATCCCGCCACAGATCAACAAGTACTACGCGATGGACCTGTCGCCGATGACGTCGATGGTGCAGTTCCTGCTCGCCATGGAGCAGCAGACCTTTGTCGTATCCTGGCGCAATCCGAAGCGGGAACACCGCGACTGGGGCATGCAGGAATATATCGACAGCCTGATCCAGGCGAGCGAAGTTGTCCGTAAGGTCACGAAGTCGAAAAAGATCAATGTATCTGGGGCCTGTTCCGGCGGCATCACGACGGCGACCCTCGCCAGCTTGCTTGCCGCGGCAGGTGACGACCGGATCAATGCTATCACATTTATGGTCTGTGTGCTGAACCCTCAGAAGGAAGACAGCGAACTCGGGCAGATCGTTTCTGACGGCAGCCTTGAAATCGCACGGGCCTACTCCAAGAAGAAAGGCATCCTGAAAGGCGACGACCTTGCGCGCATGTTTGCCTGGATGCGGCCGAACGACCTGATCTGGAATTATGTCGTGAACAATTATCTGATGGGTGAGGATCCGGCACCGTTCGATGTTCTCTACTGGAACAACGATTCCACAAACCTTCCGGCTCAGCTCCATTCGGATTATCTGGACATGGGGCTGAACCAGCCCTTCGATCATCCGGGCGAGTATGAAGTGGCCGGGCATATGCTGGACATGTCCAAAGTGAAGTCCGATGCCTTTATCGTGGCGGGGCTAACGGACCACATTACACCCTGGAAGGCCTGCTACCGCACGGCCGGTTTGCTGGGGTCAGACAATATCGAATTCATTCTGTCCTCCAGCGGGCATATCCAATCGCTTCTCAATCCGCCCGGAAATCCCAAGGCGAAAATGTTCCGGAACCCGGGGATTGCGCCGACAGCGGATGAATGGGCCGCAGGGGCGACAGAAGAAGCCGGCAGCTGGTGGCCCGTCTGGGGCGAATGGCTGAAGGCGCGGTCAGGTACACTGAAAACTGCACCTAAAGCTTGCGGAAGCGACGCATTCCAGCCTCTCTATCCTGCGCCAGGCCGATACGTCTTCGACGTGTAGGCCGGTCGTAAAACAGTGGAAGGTGGCGCTATGACTGAACAACGCCCACAGATTAC from the uncultured Hyphomonas sp. genome contains:
- the pstC gene encoding phosphate ABC transporter permease subunit PstC, with amino-acid sequence MLSQLGHLPMDFLLLAAAVTLASFGFIAGRLRAEQFSFTGDIHPNSRPNAHGYFVLMWSLVPVVVIGLGYVLFGEGASRAILRSELPEGFSILSPGELTTYLDTVARAARMPDFLSGERVFDTVTERYGEIRGTVNMATLLAACALSVAGMFMARRCLSPGFRARQHVESGIEWFLFLCAALAIATTVGIVASLVFESLRFFAEVPVWDFVLGTRWNAQTNAEFGALPLFFGTFMISFFAMMVAAPIGLYAAIYLSEYASSQARGIIKPVLEVLAGIPTVVYGFFALLVIAPAVRSVALWINQILIAWGLADGAVLAAQPTSALAAGIVMGIMVIPFVSSLSDDVIRAVPQSLRDGAYAMGATKSEAVRQVIVPAALPGIIAALLLAVSRAIGETMIVVMAAGQRAQISTDPTSDLTTITVQIVALLTGESEFDSPKTLSAFALGLVLFIVTLIFNLVAINVVKRFREKYE
- the pstA gene encoding phosphate ABC transporter permease PstA, with translation MSDPSTSPIANAPFANERVLKRLRRRRAADRRFKWYGRMAIGFALAALTLLLASIATQAVSAATYHVVTFDMTFDKDTFGDVQPDSPPPVDRVYGLVRDDLLAQFPETASSPVLRHDLLGLVTRLAVLPAAKELVRKPAEIGTAQVVELPLSDDLDLFLKGAAARHLTVPVGRVDAEESAGSVTLASEAAFNRLIAATALENMQPAGTPDTGSILVTAGRSTIRLDSLAPSRVTGTLLTGSVRDFRTYPARARLIPSPESERTVSDRQIAWLLALKADGRVLRVPHWSLLTHTDSTQPELAGALAAIIGSLLTLLVTASLAIPVGILASVYLEEFAPRNRITGLIEVNINNLAAVPSIVFGLLGAAVFLGVFGLPRSAPVVGGLVLALLILPVVIIASRAALKAVPQSIRDAALAIGASRMQTVFHHVMPLAAPGMLTGAILGMARALGETAPLLLIGMVAFVAEVPRGPTDEATALPVLIYSWAMQAERAWEPMTGAVILILLAFLIAMNGVVVFLRRKFERRW
- the pstB gene encoding phosphate ABC transporter ATP-binding protein PstB; protein product: MSCRNINVFYAEKQAIFDVSLQIADRSVTALIGPSGCGKSTFLRCLNRMNDTIEGCRVEGEIMMEGKDINSPAIDPVLLRSRVGMVFQKPNPFPKSIYENIAYGPRIHGLAQGREDMDEIVEKSLRRAGLWDEVKDRLNLAGTSLSGGQQQRLCIARAIAVRPEVILMDEPCSALDPIATARIEELIDDLRKRYCIIIVTHSMQQAARVSQRTAFFHLGSLVEVGDTDQIFTSPRDRRTEDYITGRFG
- the phoU gene encoding phosphate signaling complex protein PhoU encodes the protein MADHIVSAFTEELESLSADILRMGGIVEEMIVDSCQAVLHNNLDLAADVIDRDPEVDRMDSEVERQIVSLIARRQPMAHDLRSVFAALKVSGELERIGDLSKNIGKRSLNLDTAVSPAMRSGVARMAGPVSRQLHQVLNAYASGNAAEARAVWETDDEIDQHYNALFREMLTYMIEDPRSISDGAHMLFMAKNLERIGDHCTNIAEFVFFQITGENLVQQDRPKQ
- the phoB gene encoding phosphate regulon transcriptional regulator PhoB is translated as MKPYVLIAEDESAVSELLQYNLKREDYEVAIANDGEEALLMMEERAPDLLLLDWMLPKVSGIEVCRRVRSGGANPNLPIIMLTARGEESDRIRGLDTGADDYVTKPFSTTELMARVRAVLRRIRPGLRDDKVIVGDIEIDRVEHRVSRNGNDIHLGPTEFRLLDYFMQHPGRVFSREQLLDTVWGSDVYVELRTVDVHVGRLRKALRQSGGEDPIRTVRSAGYALRAD
- a CDS encoding dienelactone hydrolase family protein; the encoded protein is MSAVDYSVDGQTYEGYFLAPEGKTNLPVIAIAHAWAGLGENEIQKAGRVANELGYAAFAMDVYGKGKRGTTVEENQALMNPLVGDRAELQKRLAGGLAAAKAQPGVDASKAAAIGFCFGGLCVLDMARAGMDLAGVASFHGLFNPADNISSPKISAKVLIEHGWLDPMAPPADVLAIAKEMGDAGADWQLHAHGQSYHAFTTLGANDTNMGTVYNADADRRSFASLKLFLEELL
- a CDS encoding phasin family protein; its protein translation is MAKDKKAKAKKTKKSEAGAKAVKTAKAIEAQSVEMAHKIWLAGVGAYGKAYDTALANANTFNKQSTELFDELVKRGEKIESDVKTRFGEDERVTKATKTVAKANAAARQFQAEAYDRFEARMERMRDLLGVKQMNERTSKLASKIEKLEDEVAETVASAKDRVSKVDLKARIARLSAEIEAVAGETGADIAKTAKKAAGKTSKAVKAAVAVPDASDDLSQITGVGPAMVKKLNAAGIYSFAQLATLKKAEAEKLDEQIGARGRVTRDEWVKQAKALAKK
- a CDS encoding TetR/AcrR family transcriptional regulator; the encoded protein is MKTRDRILHVSLLLFNEEGEAQQTAVDISNALGISPGNLYYHFKGKDAIIRALFESFEEEMRVILRGSRGRVTSIEDNWVYLYIILEEIYDFRFFYRNLGVLLDRYPDLANRFRSLVAEQRTTIHNVLDDLRDAEALSIDPRLMEVLTDQMMMTLTFWLEADSMNRNNLDGAALIHKTVFQVMCLIVPYMGENGMDALSRMIAHYEASKK
- a CDS encoding alpha/beta fold hydrolase, translating into MTTPKDEIARSAAETTLALNPLMGGINREELVGAVAMMLRSTMTNPVTTAKSASRIAKENASILMGKSKRKADPKDRRFRDPAWEHNPFYRRGMQAYLATQEHLNDWVSDLKMGELEHARAKFVMGMITDALAPTNTLIGNPAATKRVVDSGGLSLLKGLKNAYTDLTKNGGMPSQVDKRPFKVGENLAITEGQVIWKNEMLELIQYAPKTDKVHRTPILIIPPQINKYYAMDLSPMTSMVQFLLAMEQQTFVVSWRNPKREHRDWGMQEYIDSLIQASEVVRKVTKSKKINVSGACSGGITTATLASLLAAAGDDRINAITFMVCVLNPQKEDSELGQIVSDGSLEIARAYSKKKGILKGDDLARMFAWMRPNDLIWNYVVNNYLMGEDPAPFDVLYWNNDSTNLPAQLHSDYLDMGLNQPFDHPGEYEVAGHMLDMSKVKSDAFIVAGLTDHITPWKACYRTAGLLGSDNIEFILSSSGHIQSLLNPPGNPKAKMFRNPGIAPTADEWAAGATEEAGSWWPVWGEWLKARSGTLKTAPKACGSDAFQPLYPAPGRYVFDV